The Apium graveolens cultivar Ventura chromosome 6, ASM990537v1, whole genome shotgun sequence genome contains a region encoding:
- the LOC141667958 gene encoding transcription factor GTE12-like isoform X1 codes for MTESDYILKTRLKIKFSFKNADLLLKSESSEVRQQPCINEDRARNIYVNGSKEATIKRSHEAAPCSPDSLKLYGADGSNVASPVQSSTKRGSLRVIDYVTNKRQKMDRNLKQHCCSILEALIKHPAALGFSEPVDPIMLNIPDYFSVVSCPMDLGTVRAKLQDSKYFSIEEFKADIRLTFSNAMLYNPPDNIFYRNAKKLDSIFSTKLKSLDSRLKIENMNDEPSCLFSGRERETTETKYLGCRRSHVHSGLASMTTMSTKKKRKLTKEFVEATRPKITKNLTMLDARAANEESARDKQNSRFPGEVLQKVKSMPLVSRVATRCCSRGSLKCQCSPQNGYACASSRSELKLKDLASERRIGQDWEGSKMEHESRLISDTRQSDPESDGALSVLLEEDICSSPQSSSLDTPGVTAEGWMTASDLQLSPKKALRAAMLKSRFADTILKAKQKTLLDHVEKVDPKELRQQKEKLERQQQEEKARIEAQIKAAEVAFSLRAQEELKIRERERDAARIALQKMEKTVEIGDDPNILKEFNMFSQSMPSNQLVNGSDKSLVLLEASQGGQLGNILEQLGLFMKDDHIDYEDEEDGLFLHDRKEGLMCF; via the exons ATGACTGAATCAGATTATATACTCAAGACAAGGTTGAAGATCAAGTTTTCCTTTAAGAATGCTGATCTTTTGCTAAAAAGTGAGTCTTCTGAAGTTAGACAGCAGCCGTGTATAAATGAGGACCGTGCTCGGAATATTTATGTCAACGGAAGCAAGGAAGCAACGATTAAGAGATCACATGAAGCTGCTCCTTGCTCTCCAGACAGTTTGAAATTATATGGTGCTGATGGTTCAAATGTTGCATCTCCTGTCCAAAGCTCTACGAAGCGTGGATCACTAAGGGTGATAGATTATGTTACGAATAAAAGACAGAAGATGGATCGCAATTTAAAGCAGCATTGTTGTAGCATTCTGGAAGCATTGATTAAGCATCCTGCTGCACTGGGATTTAGTGAACCAGTTGATCCTATAATGTTGAATATTCCTGATTACTTCTCGGTAGTCTCTTGTCCTATGGATTTGGGAACAGTAAGAGCCAAATTACAAGATAGTAAGTACTTCAGTATTGAGGAATTCAAGGCTGATATCAGGCTGACCTTTTCTAATGCCATGCTTTATAACCCTCCTGATAACATTTTTTATAGAAATGCAAAGAAACTAGACAGCATCTTTAGTACCAAATTGAAATCTCTAGACTCTAGATTGAAGATTGAGAACATGAATGATGAACCAAGTTGCCTTTTTAGTGGAAGAGAAAGGGAAACAACAGAAACAAAGTATCTCGGTTGTAGGAGATCTCATGTGCATAGTGGATTAGCTTCTATGACGACTATGTCTactaaaaagaagagaaagctgACAAAGGAGTTTGTTGAAGCAACAAGGCCGAAAATTACTAAGAACTTGACAATGTTGGATGCAAGAGCTGCAAAT GAGGAGTCTGCTAGAGATAAACAAAATAGCAGATTCCCAGGAGAGGTCTTGCAAAAAG TTAAAAGCATGCCCTTGGTCAGCAGGGTTGCTACTAGATGCTGTTCACGTGGCAGTTTGAAATGCCAGTGCAGCCCGCAGAATGGTTATGCCTGTGCATCCTCCAGGAGTGAGTTAAAACTAAAAG ACTTGGCTTCTGAAAGGCGTATTGGACAAGATTGGGAAGGTTCCAAAATG GAGCATGAAAGCAGGTTAATATCTGATACCCGTCAATCCGATCCAGAATCTGATG GGGCTCTAAGTGTGTTGCTTGAGGAAGATATATGTTCCAGTCCTCAATCATCTAGCCTTGATACACCTGGTGTTACTGCTGAAG GTTGGATGACTGCTAGTGATCTCCAATTGTCTCCAAAGAAAGCTCTTCGTGCTGCAATGCTAAAAAGCCGTTTTGCTGACACTATCTTGAAGGCAAAACAGAAGACacttcttgatcat GTTGAGAAGGTGGATCCCAAAGAATTGCGGCAACAAAAAGAAAAGCTGGAGAGGCAACAGCAAGAGG AGAAGGCCAGAATTGAAGCACAAATCAAAGCTGCTGAAGTTGCCTTTTCGTTGAGGGCTCAAGAGGAATTGAAAATAcgggagagagaaagagatgcAGCTCGTATTGCATTACAGAAG ATGGAAAAGACTGTTGAGATAGGGGATGATCCAAATATTCTGAAAGAATTTAATATGTTTAGTCAGTCCATGCCCTCAAATCAACTCGTCAACGGGTCTGATAAATCTTTAGTACTATTAGAAGCAAGTCAGGGAGGCCAATTAGGAAATATTTTGGAACAGCTTGGACTTTTTATGAAGGATGATCACATTGATTACGAAGATGAGGAAGACGGATTATTTTTGCATGATAGGAAGGAGGGACTGATGTGCTTTTAG
- the LOC141667959 gene encoding protein SRG1-like, producing the protein MESSAEEVNFGRSLIVPSVQELAKQPLIKIPPRYVHHHDLHQKDSSHYDSELPVPSVPIIDLHHLIYGDSLYDIELEKLHKACQQWGFFQVVNHGLSASLLEDLKREIISFFKLPLEEKKKLWQQPDNHEGFGQLFVVSEEQKLDWSDMFYITTLPTSLRKTHLFHNLPPTLREKVEVYSLEVKKLAMKILGHIAKALEMDGQEMIELFSDGVQSMRMNYYPPCPEPERAIGFTPHSDADALTILFQLNETEGLEIRKDGRWVPVKPLPNAFVVNIGDILEIVSNGVYRSIEHRATVNSVKERLSIATFYSSNLNSQLGPAKSLVGLDRPAVFRQVPIDKYFMEFFARKLDGKAYLDFMKVKVEGLTI; encoded by the exons ATGGAGTCATCAGCTGAAGAAGTAAACTTTGGGAGATCTCTGATAGTACCCAGTGTTCAAGAATTAGCCAAACAACCCCTCATCAAGATTCCACCTAGGTATGTGCACCATCATGATCTTCATCAGAAAGATTCTTCCCACTATGATAGCGAGCTTCCTGTTCCATCTGTTCCAATCATTGATCTTCACCACTTGATTTATGGAGATTCCTTATATGATATTGAACTGGAAAAGCTTCACAAAGCTTGTCAACAATGGGGTTTTTTCCAG GTTGTCAATCATGGACTAAGTGCTTCATTGCTAGAGGACTTGAAGAGAGAAATAATTAGTTTCTTTAAACTTCCTCTTGAGGAAAAAAAGAAGCTGTGGCAACAGCCAGACAACCATGAAGGCTTTGGACAACTATTTGTTGTATCCGAAGAGCAAAAGCTTGACTGGTCTGATATGTTTTACATAACTACTCTTCCTACGAGTTTAAGGAAGACTCACTTATTCCACAATTTGCCTCCAACTCTCag GGAGAAAGTGGAAGTTTACTCGTTAGAAGTAAAAAAGCTGGCCATGAAAATACTAGGTCATATTGCCAAGGCTTTAGAAATGGATGGTCAAGAGATGATAGAGCTGTTCAGTGATGGAGTGCAATCAATGAGGATGAATTATTATCCTCCCTGCCCCGAGCCAGAGAGGGCCATCGGCTTCACTCCTCATTCTGATGCTGATGCCCTTACAATTCTGTTCCAGCTCAATGAGACTGAGGGGCTTGAAATTCGTAAAGACGGAAGATGGGTTCCTGTTAAACCTCTTCCAAATGCTTTTGTAGTCAACATTGGAGACATATTGGAG ATTGTAAGCAATGGAGTGTATCGGAGCATTGAGCATAGAGCAACAGTTAATTCAGTTAAAGAGAGATTGTCCATTGCAACATTCTACAGCTCCAATCTAAACTCTCAGTTAGGCCCTGCAAAAAGCCTTGTAGGACTAGATAGGCCAGCAGTTTTTCGACAAGTACCCATTGACAAGTATTTCATGGAATTTTTTGCTCGAAAGCTCGATGGCAAAGCATACCTGGATTTCATGAAAGTTAAGGTTGAAGGTTTAACAATCTGA
- the LOC141665009 gene encoding uncharacterized protein LOC141665009 codes for MTGFTETIRDCGLIDLDFVGERTVTWGLANQEWGSLFPTAEIQVPNVAPSDHLPLHLQLNKRVYVPKERRFRFENVWVKEKECLNLVKQSWESTEGEELIDKIKYCCMKLEEWGGGVSTEYKRKILICKERLSKFMSRRDVQGIQKYNEARWEYLNLLEKQEIYWKQCAKQFWLREGDQNTRFFHKYASIRRKNNQLARIKGDDGNWKETKEEI; via the exons ATGACAG GGTTTACGGAGACAATAAGGGATTGTGGGttgattgatttggattttgtAGGGGAGA GAACGGTTACATGGGGTTTGGCGAATCAAGAGTGGGGGAGCTTATTTCCAACAGCTGAAATTCAGGTTCCGAATGTAGCACCATCAGATCATTTGCCGTTACATCTGCAGTTGAACAAGAGAGTTTATGTGCCAAAGGAGAGACGTTTCAGATTTGAAAACGTTTGGGTGAAAGAAAAAGAGTGTTTAAACTTGGTTAAGCAGAGTTGGGAGAGCACGGAAGGGGAGGAATTAATTGATAAAATTAAGTATTGCTGCATGAAATTGGAGGAGTGGGGAGGTGGTGTTAGTACTGAATATAAGAGGAAAATTTTGATTTGTAAAGAGAGACTTAGCAAGTTCATGTCTCGACGAGATGTGCAGGGAATTCAGAAATATAATGAGGCTCGTTGGGAATATTTGAATTTACTGGAGAAACAAGAGATATATTGGAAACAATGTGCAAAACAATTCTGGTTACGGGAGGGGGACCAGAATACCAGATTTTTCCACAAATATGCATCCATCAGGCGTAAGAATAATCAGTTGGCTCGGATAAAAGGAGATGATGGGAACTGGAAGGAGACGAAGGAAGAAATTTAA
- the LOC141667958 gene encoding transcription factor GTE12-like isoform X2, which yields MTESDYILKTRLKIKFSFKNADLLLKSESSEVRQQPCINEDRARNIYVNGSKEATIKRSHEAAPCSPDSLKLYGADGSNVASPVQSSTKRGSLRVIDYVTNKRQKMDRNLKQHCCSILEALIKHPAALGFSEPVDPIMLNIPDYFSVVSCPMDLGTVRAKLQDSKYFSIEEFKADIRLTFSNAMLYNPPDNIFYRNAKKLDSIFSTKLKSLDSRLKIENMNDEPSCLFSGRERETTETKYLGCRRSHVHSGLASMTTMSTKKKRKLTKEFVEATRPKITKNLTMLDARAANEESARDKQNSRFPGEVLQKVKSMPLVSRVATRCCSRGSLKCQCSPQNGYACASSRSELKLKDLASERRIGQDWEGSKMEHESRLISDTRQSDPESDGALSVLLEEDICSSPQSSSLDTPGVTAEGWMTASDLQLSPKKALRAAMLKSRFADTILKAKQKTLLDHVDPKELRQQKEKLERQQQEEKARIEAQIKAAEVAFSLRAQEELKIRERERDAARIALQKMEKTVEIGDDPNILKEFNMFSQSMPSNQLVNGSDKSLVLLEASQGGQLGNILEQLGLFMKDDHIDYEDEEDGLFLHDRKEGLMCF from the exons ATGACTGAATCAGATTATATACTCAAGACAAGGTTGAAGATCAAGTTTTCCTTTAAGAATGCTGATCTTTTGCTAAAAAGTGAGTCTTCTGAAGTTAGACAGCAGCCGTGTATAAATGAGGACCGTGCTCGGAATATTTATGTCAACGGAAGCAAGGAAGCAACGATTAAGAGATCACATGAAGCTGCTCCTTGCTCTCCAGACAGTTTGAAATTATATGGTGCTGATGGTTCAAATGTTGCATCTCCTGTCCAAAGCTCTACGAAGCGTGGATCACTAAGGGTGATAGATTATGTTACGAATAAAAGACAGAAGATGGATCGCAATTTAAAGCAGCATTGTTGTAGCATTCTGGAAGCATTGATTAAGCATCCTGCTGCACTGGGATTTAGTGAACCAGTTGATCCTATAATGTTGAATATTCCTGATTACTTCTCGGTAGTCTCTTGTCCTATGGATTTGGGAACAGTAAGAGCCAAATTACAAGATAGTAAGTACTTCAGTATTGAGGAATTCAAGGCTGATATCAGGCTGACCTTTTCTAATGCCATGCTTTATAACCCTCCTGATAACATTTTTTATAGAAATGCAAAGAAACTAGACAGCATCTTTAGTACCAAATTGAAATCTCTAGACTCTAGATTGAAGATTGAGAACATGAATGATGAACCAAGTTGCCTTTTTAGTGGAAGAGAAAGGGAAACAACAGAAACAAAGTATCTCGGTTGTAGGAGATCTCATGTGCATAGTGGATTAGCTTCTATGACGACTATGTCTactaaaaagaagagaaagctgACAAAGGAGTTTGTTGAAGCAACAAGGCCGAAAATTACTAAGAACTTGACAATGTTGGATGCAAGAGCTGCAAAT GAGGAGTCTGCTAGAGATAAACAAAATAGCAGATTCCCAGGAGAGGTCTTGCAAAAAG TTAAAAGCATGCCCTTGGTCAGCAGGGTTGCTACTAGATGCTGTTCACGTGGCAGTTTGAAATGCCAGTGCAGCCCGCAGAATGGTTATGCCTGTGCATCCTCCAGGAGTGAGTTAAAACTAAAAG ACTTGGCTTCTGAAAGGCGTATTGGACAAGATTGGGAAGGTTCCAAAATG GAGCATGAAAGCAGGTTAATATCTGATACCCGTCAATCCGATCCAGAATCTGATG GGGCTCTAAGTGTGTTGCTTGAGGAAGATATATGTTCCAGTCCTCAATCATCTAGCCTTGATACACCTGGTGTTACTGCTGAAG GTTGGATGACTGCTAGTGATCTCCAATTGTCTCCAAAGAAAGCTCTTCGTGCTGCAATGCTAAAAAGCCGTTTTGCTGACACTATCTTGAAGGCAAAACAGAAGACacttcttgatcat GTGGATCCCAAAGAATTGCGGCAACAAAAAGAAAAGCTGGAGAGGCAACAGCAAGAGG AGAAGGCCAGAATTGAAGCACAAATCAAAGCTGCTGAAGTTGCCTTTTCGTTGAGGGCTCAAGAGGAATTGAAAATAcgggagagagaaagagatgcAGCTCGTATTGCATTACAGAAG ATGGAAAAGACTGTTGAGATAGGGGATGATCCAAATATTCTGAAAGAATTTAATATGTTTAGTCAGTCCATGCCCTCAAATCAACTCGTCAACGGGTCTGATAAATCTTTAGTACTATTAGAAGCAAGTCAGGGAGGCCAATTAGGAAATATTTTGGAACAGCTTGGACTTTTTATGAAGGATGATCACATTGATTACGAAGATGAGGAAGACGGATTATTTTTGCATGATAGGAAGGAGGGACTGATGTGCTTTTAG
- the LOC141665008 gene encoding putative disease resistance RPP13-like protein 1 has translation MADIFLSASVTVLFDRLASADLLCLAKQVQVEDQLKQLKKTLSNIQAVLADAEEKQFTNRSVKLWLVDLQHLSYDLDDTLDILETEVLRRLVSGSNSSFSLTNILSNHDAWSRTNDISTRLDNILKQKDGLDLKKNAGLTPSYTTFKRWPSTSLVEAHIYGRENDKGMIVDMLLEDDKTGCDKFVVPIVGMGGIGKTTLAQLIYNDEKVDKNFELKAWACVSDNFDILGVTRAILESLTSQSCNLNDLNTLQVTLRQKLSGKKFLLVLDDIWNQNYEEWDLLRRPFLAGAPGSKIIATTRILDVAKMLSHVRVHHLNQLGPSHCLSLLARHALGKNDFEEHLDLKEIGEKILKKCKGLPLAVKMLGGLLRTKQFPHQWEDILKSKILDLSEQSGGVLPALRLSYHHLLPHLKQCFAFCAIFPKDFEFGKQKLVKSWMAVGLLPQTSISKQSEDFGCEYFDELLSRSFFQQSGTCESKYVMHDLINDLAVYVSGERCYRSEDKWDNTDDPQRVRYYSYITQRFNKFKKFEILHKFKSLRAFIRLDIHYGYTTHLSNKVLKNLLPKLKCLRLLTLNGNNVMALPTSIGDLKHLRYIDLSWTSIKTLPESVTTLYHLQTLSVHGCRYLYKLPVGIRNLISLRHLDNGDTSELLEMPYGIGKLTNLQTLSKIVVGKGDGLELKELRDLKLLRGKLCIADLQNIIDIRDAKEAKLSNKQDLDELILEWGTNYDESHIGNLDFDVLGFLEPQKNLEKLTIYYFGGIRLPNWIADPSFKKLHEINLIGCERCTSLPPLGQLDMLKVLSVQDMLELRSLDVGFSGGEHSSGFVFSALEKLTFDGMPEWNEWCCLDSSGEEVTPQFPRLRELTLRKCPKLIMIPKLQLPSLCILKLEDCPVNLLHNFTNLTSLTTLTINSMKELTCLSKEFMQFCGALEYLEIKNCDELATLWGAGVALAELSCLKDIKVESCRRLVSFSETGQAFPRNLTFLSILRCENLRRFSDMPSLVKLCIEKCQSLQSFGAVRLPMLQQLDIKDCTALVSMPDYETGISCLQEFNVSNCCSLRWWPLDKSPTTLEKLSISKNCKNLEIGMVLQQLDNRMPSLLEIDIRNSRGVLGNIVNSKQHRLTSLVKLVISNCKNIESFRATSWSPIPHLKVLFIGSCKNLRNLPLDQIQSLESLDIWFCRKVESFPDGDLPLKLTKLTMRGCGELLKPLSEWGLHKLPSLESFSISGGFSRLTSISDNNNQALLPQSLKQLRIGRFQNLESVAKGLQNCTSLEHLLLWGCPKLGSLPEGNLVSSLLSLEIRDCPVLENQCLPKSKGYYWPIICDIPRVKLAHRYIHDEDSPVS, from the coding sequence ATGGCAGATATCTTTCTTTCTGCTTCAGTTACTGTTCTCTTTGATAGGCTGGCCTCGGCTGATTTGTTGTGTTTAGCCAAACAAGTCCAAGTAGAAGACCAACTCAAGCAGTTGAAGAAAACTCTTTCAAATATTCAGGCTGTTCTTGCTGATGCAGAGGAGAAACAGTTTACTAATAGATCAGTGAAGCTGTGGCTGGTTGATCTGCAACATTTAAGTTATGATTTGGATGATACACTAGACATCTTGGAAACTGAAGTTTTGCGACGTTTAGTGTCTGGATCAAACAGTAGTTTCAGTCTCACGAATATTTTGTCTAATCACGATGCATGGTCCAGGACAAATGACATCTCAACCAGACTGGATAACATTCTCAAACAAAAAGATGGACTTGATTTGAAGAAGAATGCAGGACTAACACCGTCATATACAACATTCAAAAGATGGCCTTCCACTTCATTGGTAGAAGCCCATATTTATGGGAGGGAGAATGATAAAGGGATGATTGTTGACATGTTATTGGAAGATGACAAAACTGGCTGTGACAAATTTGTGGTTCCTATAGTTGGTATGGGAGGAATTGGCAAAACTACACTAGCTCAACTCATTTATAATGATGAGAAAGTGGATAAAAACTTTGAACTCAAAGCTTGGGCTTGTGTTTCTGATAATTTTGATATTCTTGGAGTAACCAGGGCAATACTTGAGTCGCTCACTTCACAATCTTGTAACTTGAATGATTTAAACACGCTTCAAGTGACCCTGAGGCAGAAGCTGTCAGGGAAAAAATTTCTACTTGTGTTAGATGACATTTGGAATCAGAATTATGAAGAATGGGACCTCTTGCGTCGTCCTTTCTTAGCGGGGGCTCCAGGAAGCAAGATTATTGCGACAACTCGCATTTTAGACGTTGCAAAGATGTTAAGTCATGTCCGTGTACACCATCTAAATCAATTGGGACCGAGCCACTGCTTGTCCTTACTTGCTCGGCATGCTCTTGGAAAGAATGATTTCGAGGAACATCTAGATCTAAAGGAAATTGGTGAAAAAATACTTAAGAAGTGTAAAGGACTTCCTCTGGCAGTAAAAATGCTTGGTGGTCTCCTACGCACTAAACAATTTCCACATCAGTGGGAAGATATACTAAAAAGCAAGATTTTGGACTTATCGGAACAATCAGGTGGTGTTCTCCCAGCACTACGCCTAAGCTACCATCATCTGCTTCCTCATTTAAAGCAGTGTTTTGCTTTCTGTGCAATCTTTCCCAAGGATTTTGAATTTGGCAAACAGAAGTTGGTTAAGTCATGGATGGCTGTAGGTCTGTTGCCCCAAACAAGTATATCAAAGCAGAGTGAAGACTTTGGTTGCGAATATTTTGATGAGCTGCTATCAAGGTCATTCTTCCAACAATCAGGTACATGTGAATCTAAATATGTGATGCATGATCTCATAAATGATTTAGCTGTATATGTTTCTGGAGAAAGATGTTACAGGTCGGAGGATAAGTGGGACAATACTGATGATCCTCAAAGGGTGCGCTACTACTCATACATAACTCAAAGGTTCAACAAATTCAAAAAGTTCGAAATTTTGCATAAATTTAAATCCTTGCGAGCTTTTATACGGTTAGACATACACTACGGATATACTACCCATTTGTCTAACAAAGTCTTGAAGAACTTACTGCCCAAGCTAAAGTGCTTGAGGTTGTTAACTTTGAATGGTAACAATGTAATGGCTCTTCCAACTTCCATTGGAGATCTGAAGCACTTGCGCTACATAGATTTGTCTTGGACATCAATCAAAACATTGCCTGAATCTGTGACTACTCTCTACCATCTGCAAACACTATCAGTACATGGTTGTAGATATCTTTATAAGTTGCCTGTAGGGATTAGAAACTTAATTAGCCTCCGGCATCTTGATAACGGTGATACTAGCGAATTACTAGAGATGCCCTATGGAATTGGCAAACTTACAAATCTTCAGACACTGTCAAAGATTGTGGTTGGGAAAGGTGATGGACTAGAATTAAAAGAACTGAGAGACCTGAAGCTTTTGCGTGGGAAACTTTGCATTGCAGATTTACAAAATATAATTGATATCCGAGATGCAAAGGAAGCCAAATTAAGTAATAAGCAAGATCTTGATGAACTAATTCTGGAATGGGGTACAAATTATGATGAGTCGCACATTGGGAATCTTGATTTTGATGTACTTGGCTTTCTTGAACCTCAGAAAAACCTGGAGAAGCTCACAATATATTACTTTGGAGGCATTAGGTTACCAAACTGGATTGCTGATCCATCATTCAAGAAACTGCATGAGATTAATCTCATTGGTTGTGAGAGATGCACGTCCTTGCCCCCACTTGGTCAGCTAGACATGCTTAAAGTCTTGAGCGTTCAGGATATGCTTGAATTAAGAAGTCTTGATGTTGGTTTCTCAGGAGGCGAGCATTCTTCAGGATTTGTATTTTCAGCACTTGAGAAATTGACATTTGATGGCATGCCGGAATGGAACGAATGGTGTTGTCTTGACAGCAGCGGTGAGGAAGTTACCCCACAATTTCCACGCCTTCGCGAGCTCACTCTTCGAAAATGTCCCAAGTTAATCATGATTCCGAAGTTACAACTTCCCTCTCTCTGCATACTAAAGCTTGAAGATTGTCCTGTAAACTTGCTACATAATTTTACCAATTTGACTTCACTGACTACATTGACAATTAACAGCATGAAAGAGCTAACTTGTCTCTCTAAAGAATTTATGCAGTTCTGTGGAGCACTTGAATATCTAGAGATAAAAAATTGTGATGAACTGGCGACTCTGTGGGGTGCGGGAGTTGCATTAGCCGAGCTTTCTTGCCTCAAAGATATTAAGGTTGAAAGTTGTCGCAGGCTCGTATCATTCTCTGAAACAGGGCAAGCTTTTCCGCGCAATCTCACATTTCTAAGTATACTCCGATGTGAAAATTTAAGGCGTTTCTCAGATATGCCATCTCTCGTAAAATTGTGTATTGAAAAGTGCCAAAGTTTACAGTCCTTTGGTGCAGTGAGATTACCCATGCTTCAACAACTAGATATAAAAGATTGCACAGCTTTGGTGTCTATGCCTGATTATGAGACTGGTATATCTTGTCTTCAAGAGTTTAATGTTTCAAATTGTTGTTCCTTGCGTTGGTGGCCATTGGACAAGTCGCCTACAACCTTGGAAAAGCTTTCTATTAGCAAAAACTGCAAGAATTTAGAGATAGGGATGGTGCTGCAGCAGCTGGATAATAGAATGCCGTCCCTCTTGGAAATTGATATACGTAATAGTAGGGGAGTCTTGGGAAACATAGTTAATTCTAAGCAGCACAGGCTTACAAGCCTAGTTAAATTAGTTATTAGTAACTGTAAAAATATTGAATCATTTCGAGCGACTAGCTGGTCTCCCATTCCTCATCTGAAAGTGCTATTCATTGGTTCTTGTAAAAATCTCAGAAATTTACCATTAGATCAAATCCAGAGCCTTGAATCTCTTGATATATGGTTTTGTCGGAAAGTGGAGTCCTTTCCAGATGGGGATCTACCTCTAAAGCTAACCAAACTTACCATGAGAGGATGTGGAGAATTGTTGAAGCCACTTTCAGAATGGGGCCTTCACAAACTACCCTCTCTCGAAAGCTTCTCTATCTCTGGTGGGTTTTCCAGGTTAACATCGATATCAGACAATAACAATCAGGCTTTGCTTCCTCAGTCTCTTAAACAACTCAGGATAGGAAGGTTCCAGAATCTGGAAAGCGTAGCTAAGGGCCTCCAAAATTGTACCTCTCTAGAACATCTACTTCTGTGGGGTTGTCCTAAGCTTGGGTCTTTACCTGAAGGAAATCTAGTCAGCTCTTTATTGTCTTTGGAAATCAGAGACTGTCCTGTTCTGGAAAACCAATGCTTACCTAAGAGTAAAGGATACTATTGGCCCATCATTTGTGACATTCCCAGAGTGAAGCTTGCTCATCGTTACATCCACGATGAAGACAGCCCTGTATCATAA